In the genome of Rhodoferax fermentans, one region contains:
- a CDS encoding NADPH-dependent FMN reductase has protein sequence MTQYHIAVVVGSLRKDSFNKQLATALARLAPVDFTLKQVPIGELPLYNQDDDTHQAASVLQLKSDIKAAHGLLFVTPEYNRSIPGVLKNALDHGSRPYGDNAWSGKPAGVIGVSVGAIGTALAQQHLRNILAYLNVPTLGQPEAFIQAKDGLFAPDGGIGEGSKQFLQGWMDQYVAWVRQHTA, from the coding sequence ATGACCCAATATCACATCGCCGTTGTTGTGGGCAGCCTGCGCAAGGACTCATTCAACAAGCAACTCGCAACCGCGCTGGCCCGGCTGGCGCCGGTTGATTTCACTTTGAAACAGGTCCCGATTGGTGAACTGCCGCTGTACAACCAGGACGACGATACCCATCAGGCTGCCTCGGTGCTGCAACTCAAGTCGGACATCAAAGCAGCGCACGGCTTGCTGTTTGTCACGCCGGAATACAACCGCTCGATTCCGGGTGTGCTCAAAAACGCGCTGGACCATGGCTCTCGCCCTTATGGCGACAACGCCTGGTCGGGCAAACCGGCAGGGGTGATAGGGGTGTCGGTCGGAGCCATCGGCACCGCTTTGGCGCAGCAGCACCTGCGCAACATTCTGGCTTACCTGAATGTGCCTACCCTGGGCCAGCCCGAAGCGTTCATCCAGGCCAAGGACGGGCTGTTCGCCCCAGACGGCGGTATTGGCGAAGGCAGCAAACAATTCCTGCAAGGCTGGATGGACCAGTATGTGGCCTGGGTCCGGCAACACACAGCCTGA
- a CDS encoding DUF2789 family protein, with product MNTTQPHFAALFAQLGLPDDDQSIAEFLHKHRSMAQDMRLAEAPYWSASQAAFLREALSQDAEWALVVDQLSKALEAPEASRP from the coding sequence ATGAACACCACCCAACCCCACTTTGCGGCCTTGTTTGCGCAACTTGGCCTGCCCGATGACGACCAGAGCATTGCCGAGTTCCTGCACAAACACCGGTCCATGGCTCAAGACATGCGACTCGCCGAGGCACCCTACTGGTCTGCCTCCCAAGCTGCTTTTTTGCGCGAAGCCCTGAGCCAGGACGCCGAATGGGCGCTTGTGGTGGACCAGCTCAGCAAGGCACTGGAAGCGCCAGAAGCATCCCGCCCCTAA
- a CDS encoding methyl-accepting chemotaxis protein translates to MALGESGDKAQASEVLASDVRTLQNVVFKAVEASRAIQKDIADNLAKDASAAVTLYSNLMMGMGVLMLLLGSSIAWLITRSITRPLNQAVAVADRVAAGDLSGTINIQSHDETGQVLQALDSMQTALIEVVAKVRQSSESLATASAEIAQGNHDLSSRTESQASALEQTAASMEELSSTVKQNADNARQANQLAQNASSAAIKGGEVVAQVVDTMKGINEASRKISDIISVIDGIAFQTNILALNAAVEAARAGEQGRGFAVVASEVRSLAGRSAEAAKEIKTLISTSVERVEQGTALVDQAGTTMTEVVASIRRVNDIMGEISAASTEQSQGVGQVGEAIQQMDQATQQNAALVEEMAAAASSLKSQAQDLVGTVAVFKLAAGQDSGYATATPTPPPSLATPVSHNTPKQLASSRQAATKAVPQAAALTHDSDNKAGGSQEWESF, encoded by the coding sequence ATGGCTTTGGGCGAATCAGGCGACAAGGCGCAGGCCAGTGAGGTGCTGGCCAGCGACGTGCGCACGCTGCAAAATGTGGTGTTCAAAGCGGTCGAGGCCTCACGTGCGATACAAAAAGACATTGCAGACAATTTGGCCAAAGATGCCAGTGCTGCCGTGACCCTCTATTCCAATCTCATGATGGGCATGGGTGTCCTGATGCTGTTGCTGGGGTCCAGCATCGCATGGCTCATCACCCGCTCCATCACACGCCCGCTGAACCAGGCGGTTGCAGTAGCCGACCGTGTCGCAGCCGGAGACTTGTCGGGCACGATCAACATCCAGTCTCACGATGAAACCGGGCAGGTGCTGCAGGCGCTCGACAGCATGCAAACCGCCCTCATCGAAGTGGTCGCCAAAGTGCGCCAGAGCTCCGAGAGCCTGGCTACCGCCAGCGCCGAAATCGCCCAGGGCAACCATGACTTGTCTTCACGCACCGAGTCCCAGGCCAGCGCCCTGGAACAAACCGCCGCCTCCATGGAAGAGCTCAGTTCCACCGTCAAACAAAACGCCGACAACGCCCGTCAGGCCAACCAACTGGCCCAAAACGCCAGCTCTGCGGCCATCAAGGGCGGTGAAGTCGTCGCCCAGGTGGTGGACACCATGAAAGGCATCAATGAAGCTAGCCGCAAGATCAGCGACATCATCAGCGTGATCGACGGCATCGCCTTCCAGACCAACATCCTGGCATTAAACGCTGCGGTGGAAGCCGCAAGAGCAGGCGAACAAGGCCGGGGCTTTGCCGTGGTGGCCAGCGAGGTGCGTAGCTTGGCAGGCCGCAGTGCTGAGGCCGCCAAAGAAATCAAGACCCTGATCAGCACCAGTGTCGAGCGGGTTGAACAAGGTACAGCCCTGGTCGACCAGGCCGGTACCACCATGACCGAGGTGGTGGCCTCCATTCGCCGGGTCAACGACATCATGGGCGAGATCAGTGCCGCCAGCACCGAACAAAGCCAGGGTGTGGGCCAAGTGGGTGAAGCCATCCAACAAATGGACCAGGCCACCCAACAAAACGCAGCCCTGGTCGAAGAGATGGCGGCGGCTGCATCCAGCCTCAAGAGCCAAGCGCAAGACCTGGTAGGTACCGTGGCGGTGTTCAAACTGGCAGCGGGGCAGGACAGCGGGTACGCAACCGCAACACCCACGCCACCACCCAGTCTGGCCACCCCAGTCAGCCACAACACCCCCAAACAGCTGGCCAGCAGCCGACAAGCGGCCACCAAGGCAGTACCCCAAGCGGCCGCCTTGACCCATGATAGCGACAACAAAGCGGGTGGTTCTCAGGAGTGGGAGAGCTTCTGA
- a CDS encoding OmpA family protein — MKNTYLTPVVLAVAALLAACGSTPQSTSLLEQTRVEYRSAQASPNVATYAPQEMKLASDAMAKTETVAAERGSKDEVDQLAYLARQKIALTQEVTKRRMAEADVANAGKQRTQLMLDQRTNEANAAQIRANTANQAALMAQNDAARAQLQTQQAQDDAANAQLRNAQLETQLADLAAKKTARGMVITMGDVLFATDQSRLTATGIATAQKLATLLQNNPQRNVLVEGFADSTGAAEYNQALSERRAGAVQAALQQMGIASERVAMRGYGESFPVVANDSANNRQLNRRVEIVLSDESGRVMAR, encoded by the coding sequence ATGAAAAATACCTATCTGACCCCGGTTGTTCTGGCCGTGGCAGCGTTGCTGGCCGCTTGCGGCTCGACGCCACAATCCACCTCCTTGCTGGAGCAAACCCGCGTTGAATATCGCTCAGCCCAGGCCAGCCCGAACGTGGCCACCTATGCGCCACAAGAGATGAAACTCGCCAGCGATGCCATGGCCAAAACCGAAACTGTGGCAGCTGAGCGTGGCAGCAAAGACGAGGTGGATCAACTGGCCTATTTGGCTCGGCAGAAAATTGCCTTGACACAAGAGGTGACCAAACGCCGTATGGCCGAGGCCGATGTGGCCAACGCTGGCAAGCAGCGGACCCAGCTGATGCTGGACCAGCGCACCAACGAAGCCAATGCCGCCCAGATTCGCGCCAACACCGCCAACCAGGCCGCTTTGATGGCCCAGAACGACGCTGCCCGCGCCCAGCTGCAAACCCAGCAGGCCCAGGATGATGCCGCCAATGCACAGCTGCGTAACGCCCAACTGGAAACCCAGTTGGCCGATCTGGCAGCCAAAAAGACCGCACGCGGCATGGTCATCACCATGGGTGACGTGTTGTTTGCGACCGACCAGTCGCGTCTCACAGCCACCGGCATCGCCACTGCGCAAAAATTGGCCACCTTGCTGCAGAACAACCCCCAGCGCAATGTGTTGGTGGAGGGGTTTGCCGACAGCACCGGTGCGGCTGAGTACAACCAAGCTCTGTCAGAGCGCCGTGCGGGTGCGGTGCAGGCCGCCTTGCAACAGATGGGCATTGCCTCGGAGCGTGTGGCCATGCGGGGTTATGGGGAGTCTTTCCCGGTGGTGGCCAATGACAGCGCCAACAACCGCCAACTCAACCGCCGGGTGGAAATTGTGTTGTCTGACGAAAGTGGCCGGGTGATGGCGCGCTGA
- a CDS encoding DUF4398 domain-containing protein: protein MKTHSRRWVTALLGATAVLVIGCSSLKTPATADVAVSKAAVDNAAGAGGVQYAPVEMTAARDKMVLANQAMAAKDYKLARELAAQAEVDAKLAQSKANSAKAQAASDALQEDIRVLRAELERNL from the coding sequence ATGAAAACACACTCAAGACGCTGGGTTACGGCCTTGCTCGGTGCCACTGCGGTGCTGGTGATCGGTTGCAGCAGTTTGAAAACCCCGGCGACCGCTGATGTGGCGGTGTCTAAAGCCGCCGTGGACAACGCTGCCGGTGCCGGAGGTGTGCAATACGCGCCGGTCGAAATGACCGCCGCGCGCGACAAGATGGTACTGGCCAACCAGGCCATGGCCGCCAAAGACTACAAACTGGCACGTGAATTGGCTGCCCAGGCTGAGGTGGATGCCAAACTGGCCCAAAGCAAGGCCAACTCAGCCAAAGCCCAGGCCGCCTCGGATGCTCTGCAAGAAGACATTCGTGTGTTGCGCGCCGAGCTTGAACGCAATCTCTGA
- a CDS encoding DUF3047 domain-containing protein, protein MSSLTNSTLVLPAFDTWQHYQLPGKQATEFSFQRVDGRPAVAAQAKSSASMLRHRMRIEPAELGRIRFSWNVPQLIEAADMALPEADDSPVRIILAFDGDRSRFSMKNAMMSELSHAITGEPLPYATLMYVWCNTRPSDTVIVNPRTDRIRQMVVESGARGLSRWHFYERNIRADFERAFDEPPGALVGVGIMTDTDNTRSNARVLYGQLDLTPAR, encoded by the coding sequence GTGTCAAGTCTGACCAATTCGACGCTGGTGTTGCCTGCCTTTGACACCTGGCAGCACTATCAACTGCCTGGCAAACAAGCGACCGAGTTTTCATTCCAGCGGGTAGACGGCAGACCGGCGGTGGCGGCACAAGCCAAGTCCTCGGCCAGCATGTTGCGGCACCGCATGCGTATTGAGCCGGCTGAGCTGGGGCGCATCCGGTTTTCGTGGAACGTTCCCCAGTTGATCGAAGCTGCCGACATGGCCTTGCCCGAGGCCGATGACTCACCCGTGCGGATCATCTTGGCCTTTGACGGTGATCGGTCGCGGTTTTCCATGAAAAACGCGATGATGTCGGAGCTTTCCCATGCCATCACCGGTGAACCTTTGCCTTACGCGACCTTGATGTACGTCTGGTGCAACACCCGGCCATCTGACACCGTGATTGTGAATCCGCGTACCGACCGCATTCGCCAGATGGTGGTGGAGTCCGGTGCGCGTGGGCTCAGCCGCTGGCATTTCTATGAGCGAAACATTCGCGCCGACTTTGAGCGCGCTTTTGACGAGCCGCCTGGCGCCCTGGTGGGGGTCGGCATCATGACCGATACCGACAACACCCGCTCCAACGCCCGCGTTTTGTACGGGCAACTCGACCTGACACCAGCGCGTTAA
- the gltX gene encoding glutamate--tRNA ligase: MNTPTMRTRTRFAPSPTGFIHLGNIRSALYPWAFARSTGGDFVLRIEDTDLERSSQAAVDVIIEGMAWLGLDHDEGPFYQMQRMDRYKEVLAELVAAGHVYPCYMSMAELDALRERQTAAKEKPRYDGTWRPVEGKVLPPIPEGVAPVLRFKNPQSGSVVWEDKVKGRIEISNDELDDLVIARPDGTPTYNFCVVVDDMDMAITHVIRGDDHVNNTPRQINIFKALGKDHPVYAHLPTVLNEQGEKMSKRNGAKPVTQYRDEGYLPDAMVNYLARLGWSHGDDEIFSREQFLQWFNLDHLGKSAAQFDEAKLRWVNAQHIKTTADEVLAPLVQTQLQKRGITADERLVGICALFKDRCDTTVALADWAAVFYADVTPSEAERAQHVTEAVKPALALLSEKLGVCVWDKAGIAAAIKEVLTACSLKMPHLAMPVRVLVAGTAHTPSVDAMLSLFDRQKVLQRLQQS, from the coding sequence ATGAACACACCTACTATGCGTACCCGCACCCGTTTTGCACCGTCTCCCACCGGTTTTATTCACCTGGGTAACATCCGTTCGGCCTTGTACCCCTGGGCCTTTGCCCGCTCCACCGGTGGTGATTTTGTTTTGCGTATTGAAGACACCGACCTGGAGCGCTCAAGCCAGGCTGCGGTGGATGTGATCATTGAAGGCATGGCCTGGCTCGGCCTGGACCACGACGAAGGTCCGTTCTACCAGATGCAGCGCATGGACCGCTACAAGGAAGTGCTGGCGGAACTGGTCGCTGCTGGCCATGTGTATCCCTGCTACATGAGCATGGCTGAACTCGACGCGTTGCGTGAGCGCCAGACCGCCGCCAAAGAGAAGCCGCGTTACGACGGCACCTGGCGCCCGGTTGAGGGCAAGGTCTTGCCACCCATTCCCGAAGGTGTGGCGCCGGTGCTGCGCTTCAAGAATCCGCAGAGTGGCTCAGTCGTGTGGGAGGACAAGGTCAAAGGCCGCATCGAGATCAGCAACGACGAACTCGATGACCTGGTGATTGCCCGTCCGGACGGCACCCCTACCTACAACTTCTGTGTGGTGGTGGACGACATGGACATGGCCATCACCCATGTGATCCGGGGTGACGACCATGTCAACAACACACCGCGCCAGATCAACATCTTCAAGGCCTTGGGCAAAGATCACCCGGTGTATGCCCATCTGCCGACCGTGCTCAATGAGCAGGGTGAAAAGATGAGCAAGCGCAACGGTGCCAAACCGGTCACCCAGTACCGTGACGAAGGTTACCTGCCCGACGCCATGGTGAATTACCTGGCGCGTCTGGGCTGGAGCCATGGTGACGACGAGATTTTCAGCCGCGAGCAGTTCCTGCAGTGGTTCAACCTGGACCACCTGGGCAAGAGCGCAGCGCAGTTTGACGAGGCCAAGTTGCGCTGGGTGAATGCACAACACATCAAGACCACGGCAGACGAGGTGTTGGCACCGCTGGTGCAAACCCAATTGCAAAAACGTGGCATCACCGCTGATGAGCGGCTGGTGGGCATCTGCGCCTTGTTCAAAGATCGCTGTGACACCACGGTGGCCTTGGCCGACTGGGCTGCGGTGTTTTATGCCGATGTCACACCGTCCGAAGCAGAACGTGCACAACATGTCACCGAGGCCGTCAAACCGGCACTTGCGTTGTTGTCCGAGAAGCTTGGCGTCTGTGTGTGGGACAAGGCAGGTATCGCTGCTGCCATCAAAGAAGTGCTGACGGCTTGCAGCCTGAAGATGCCGCATCTGGCGATGCCAGTGCGTGTTTTGGTGGCTGGCACAGCCCATACACCATCGGTCGATGCGATGCTTTCTTTGTTCGATCGACAAAAAGTTTTGCAACGCTTGCAACAATCGTAA
- a CDS encoding O-succinylhomoserine sulfhydrylase produces MTTPLFEPLHRDTLAVRTAVARSQYGENSEALFLTSGYVQPGAEAAARRFSGEEDGYTYGRYGNPTVSSFEQRLAALEGAQACISTASGMSAILMMCLGLLQAGDHVICSHSMFGSTIKLIGSDLAKFGVNSTFVPQTDAAAWKAAIQPNTKLLFAETPTNPLTDVCDIRALADIAHEAGALLAVDNCFATPALQRPMTLGADIVVHSGTKYLDGQGRVMAGALCASEELVSESFLPILKSGGMTLAPFNAWVVLKGLETLSIRMQAQSERALALAQWLQAHPAVAKVFYPGLASHPQHELAMTQQSNCGGAVLSFEVKSSDDEQARQRAFHVLDSLATLSLCTNLGDTKTLLAHPASTSHGRLTPAQRQLAGVSQGMIRVAVGLENINDIQADLDRGLTSF; encoded by the coding sequence ATGACAACCCCTCTCTTTGAACCCCTGCACCGCGACACACTGGCGGTGCGCACCGCCGTGGCGCGCAGCCAGTATGGTGAAAACTCCGAGGCGCTGTTTCTCACCAGTGGTTATGTGCAGCCCGGTGCCGAGGCCGCTGCACGCCGTTTTTCCGGTGAAGAAGACGGCTACACCTATGGCCGTTACGGCAACCCGACGGTGAGCAGTTTTGAGCAACGCCTGGCCGCACTCGAAGGTGCGCAGGCCTGTATTTCCACCGCGTCGGGCATGTCGGCGATTTTGATGATGTGCCTGGGGCTGCTGCAGGCGGGCGACCATGTGATCTGCTCGCACTCGATGTTTGGTTCCACCATCAAACTCATTGGCTCGGACCTGGCCAAGTTTGGGGTGAACTCGACCTTTGTGCCGCAGACCGATGCAGCCGCCTGGAAAGCGGCCATCCAGCCCAACACCAAACTGCTGTTTGCCGAAACCCCCACCAACCCGCTGACCGATGTCTGTGACATCCGGGCGCTGGCCGACATCGCCCATGAGGCGGGCGCGCTGCTGGCGGTGGACAACTGTTTTGCCACACCGGCCCTGCAGCGGCCCATGACCCTGGGCGCCGACATCGTGGTGCATTCGGGCACCAAATACCTAGACGGCCAGGGCCGCGTCATGGCCGGGGCTTTGTGCGCCAGTGAAGAGCTGGTGAGCGAGAGTTTTTTGCCGATCCTCAAGAGTGGTGGCATGACGCTGGCGCCGTTCAACGCCTGGGTGGTGCTCAAGGGGCTGGAGACCTTGTCGATCCGGATGCAAGCCCAGTCCGAACGTGCCCTGGCTCTGGCGCAGTGGCTGCAGGCCCATCCGGCGGTGGCCAAGGTGTTTTACCCTGGCCTGGCCAGCCACCCGCAGCATGAATTGGCGATGACGCAGCAGTCCAACTGCGGCGGCGCGGTGTTGTCGTTCGAGGTCAAATCCTCTGACGACGAACAGGCACGCCAGCGCGCTTTCCATGTGCTCGATTCGCTGGCAACGCTGTCGCTGTGCACCAACCTGGGTGACACCAAAACTTTGCTGGCGCACCCGGCGAGCACCTCGCATGGCCGCTTGACCCCGGCGCAGCGGCAGCTCGCGGGTGTCAGCCAGGGCATGATCCGCGTGGCCGTGGGTCTGGAAAACATCAACGACATTCAGGCTGACCTTGACCGTGGCCTCACTTCTTTCTGA
- the purF gene encoding amidophosphoribosyltransferase: MCGIVGVVSQSPVNQLIYDALLLLQHRGQDAAGIVTQLNRKFFMHKAKGMVRDVFRTRNMRSLPGNCGLGQVRYPTAGNAFSEEEAQPFYVNAPFGIVLVHNGNLTNAHALKAELFNADHRHINTESDSEVLLNVLAHEIEATTRGLPLTPSDVFEAVRRVHRRIRGSYAVIAMIAGHGVLAFRDPHGIRPLCVGRTDDTWMLASESVALEGTSHKFERNVAPGEAVFIDLQGQMHTKQCADAPVLNPCIFEFVYLARPDSVLDGISVYQARLNLGETLAKRVISTVPPNEIDVVIPIPESSRPSAAQLAQLLGLPYREGFVKNRYVGRTFIMPGQSVRKKSVRQKLNVIASEFKGRNVLLVDDSIVRGTTSKEIVQMARDAGARKVYMASAAPPVRYPNVYGIDMPTPQELVAHNRTVEEIRELIGCDALIYQDVEAMKKAIGSLNPAIHGFDASCFDGVYVTGDITVEDIVRLNASRVGTDDNQDDNSRLALPNSED; the protein is encoded by the coding sequence ATGTGTGGAATCGTAGGTGTTGTCAGCCAGTCGCCGGTCAACCAGCTGATTTATGACGCGTTGCTGCTGTTGCAGCACCGTGGTCAGGATGCGGCGGGTATCGTCACCCAGCTCAACCGCAAGTTTTTCATGCACAAAGCCAAGGGCATGGTGCGCGACGTGTTTCGCACCCGCAACATGCGTTCATTGCCCGGCAACTGTGGCCTGGGCCAGGTGCGTTACCCGACGGCGGGCAACGCCTTCAGCGAAGAAGAGGCCCAGCCCTTTTATGTGAACGCCCCATTTGGCATTGTGTTGGTGCACAACGGCAACCTGACCAACGCCCATGCCCTCAAGGCCGAGTTGTTCAACGCCGACCACCGCCACATCAACACCGAGAGCGATTCTGAAGTGTTGCTCAACGTGCTGGCGCACGAGATCGAGGCCACCACCCGTGGCCTGCCGCTGACCCCCAGCGACGTGTTCGAGGCGGTGCGCCGGGTGCACCGCCGTATCCGGGGCTCGTACGCAGTGATTGCGATGATTGCCGGCCACGGTGTGCTGGCCTTCCGTGACCCGCACGGCATCCGCCCGCTGTGTGTGGGCCGCACCGATGACACCTGGATGCTGGCCAGTGAATCGGTGGCGCTGGAGGGCACCTCGCACAAGTTCGAGCGCAATGTGGCGCCTGGCGAGGCGGTGTTCATCGACCTGCAAGGCCAGATGCACACCAAACAGTGCGCTGACGCGCCGGTGCTCAACCCCTGCATCTTCGAGTTTGTTTACCTGGCGCGGCCTGACTCGGTGCTGGACGGCATCTCGGTTTACCAGGCGCGCCTGAACCTGGGCGAAACCCTGGCCAAGCGGGTGATCTCGACCGTGCCGCCCAATGAGATCGATGTGGTCATCCCGATTCCCGAGTCGAGCCGCCCGAGCGCCGCGCAACTGGCGCAGTTGCTGGGCCTGCCGTACCGCGAAGGTTTTGTGAAAAACCGCTATGTCGGTCGCACCTTCATCATGCCGGGCCAGTCGGTGCGCAAAAAGTCGGTGCGCCAGAAGCTCAATGTGATTGCCAGCGAGTTCAAGGGTCGCAATGTGCTGCTGGTGGACGACTCCATCGTGCGTGGCACCACCTCCAAAGAAATTGTGCAGATGGCGCGTGACGCCGGTGCCCGCAAGGTCTACATGGCCAGTGCCGCGCCGCCGGTGCGTTACCCCAATGTGTATGGCATCGACATGCCGACACCGCAGGAGCTGGTGGCGCACAACCGCACGGTCGAGGAAATCCGCGAACTGATTGGCTGCGACGCCCTGATTTACCAGGACGTGGAGGCCATGAAAAAAGCCATCGGTTCACTCAACCCGGCCATCCATGGTTTTGATGCCTCGTGTTTTGACGGTGTGTACGTCACCGGCGACATCACGGTGGAAGACATTGTTCGCCTGAATGCCAGCCGGGTCGGCACCGACGACAACCAGGACGACAACTCGCGCCTGGCCCTACCCAATTCCGAGGACTGA
- a CDS encoding CvpA family protein, translating into MPALDWIFAAVLLFSMVLGAWRGLVYEVLSLVNWVLAFVLAQWLALDAAQQLPMSGASAPMRYAAGFLLVFVLVILLGGLVVVLIKKLTAAVGLNPLDRALGALFGVLRGVLLLLLATVVVHMTPMKDSSAWRESVGAAMAEALITQLKPVLPHELNRFLPV; encoded by the coding sequence ATGCCTGCGTTGGACTGGATTTTTGCTGCGGTGTTGCTGTTCTCGATGGTGCTCGGGGCCTGGCGCGGCCTGGTGTACGAGGTGCTGTCGCTGGTGAACTGGGTGCTGGCTTTTGTGCTGGCGCAGTGGCTGGCGCTGGATGCCGCGCAGCAGCTGCCGATGAGCGGCGCCAGTGCACCGATGCGTTACGCGGCAGGTTTCTTGCTGGTGTTTGTGCTGGTGATCCTGTTGGGTGGTCTGGTGGTGGTGCTGATCAAGAAACTGACCGCTGCCGTGGGCCTGAACCCGCTGGACCGGGCGCTGGGTGCGTTGTTTGGTGTGTTGCGCGGGGTCTTGTTGCTGCTGCTGGCCACCGTGGTGGTGCACATGACGCCCATGAAAGACAGCAGCGCCTGGCGTGAATCGGTGGGGGCCGCGATGGCCGAGGCTTTGATCACCCAGCTGAAACCTGTTTTACCGCATGAACTCAATCGGTTCTTGCCAGTCTGA
- a CDS encoding SPOR domain-containing protein — MAFFKFRKGADDSPRASGQPPSIEAIRQRAKYRLAGATVLVLVAVIGLPLLFDKQPRPIAVDTPIVIPDKNKVLPLVIPASPAKPTQASADTAAPTSPVAAEPAAQAAAATAPKPAADKIAESKQPPAQVDKGQVATNTVVKEAPASPKPAATPADANRALALLEGKPEPKPVDKPAETAVKAPKAASSAAAPAKAASATAERYVVQVGAFSDNARAHEVRVKLERAGVKTYAQTADTKEGRRIRVRAGPFTSKAEADKVADKIKKLNLPAALLTL; from the coding sequence ATGGCTTTTTTCAAGTTTCGCAAGGGCGCCGATGACTCTCCGAGAGCATCCGGGCAGCCGCCCAGCATCGAAGCCATCCGCCAGCGCGCCAAATACCGGCTGGCTGGTGCCACGGTGCTTGTGCTGGTGGCCGTGATTGGCCTGCCGCTGCTGTTTGACAAGCAGCCGCGCCCGATTGCGGTGGACACCCCGATTGTGATTCCCGACAAAAACAAGGTGCTGCCCCTGGTGATCCCGGCCAGCCCAGCCAAACCAACCCAAGCCAGTGCGGACACCGCTGCGCCAACCAGCCCGGTGGCGGCTGAACCGGCTGCACAAGCCGCTGCTGCCACCGCACCCAAACCGGCTGCGGACAAAATTGCAGAATCAAAACAGCCTCCAGCCCAGGTAGATAAAGGGCAGGTAGCTACAAATACCGTAGTCAAAGAGGCGCCTGCCAGCCCCAAACCGGCGGCCACCCCGGCCGATGCCAACCGGGCGCTGGCGCTGTTGGAAGGCAAGCCTGAGCCCAAGCCCGTCGACAAACCGGCAGAAACCGCTGTCAAGGCACCCAAGGCCGCCAGCTCGGCAGCCGCACCCGCCAAAGCCGCGAGTGCCACCGCCGAGCGCTATGTGGTGCAGGTGGGCGCTTTTTCTGACAATGCCCGCGCACATGAGGTGCGGGTCAAGTTGGAGCGCGCCGGCGTGAAAACCTATGCCCAGACCGCCGACACCAAGGAAGGGCGGCGCATCCGGGTGCGTGCCGGCCCCTTCACCAGCAAGGCCGAGGCCGATAAGGTGGCTGACAAAATCAAAAAACTCAATTTGCCCGCTGCCTTGTTGACGCTGTAG